In Fusobacterium canifelinum, a genomic segment contains:
- a CDS encoding amino acid ABC transporter ATP-binding protein has protein sequence MINVENLSKNFGNLKVLKNISTTVNKGEVISIIGPSGSGKSTFLRCINKLEEPTEGHIYIDGMDLMDKNTDINKIRERVGMVFQHFNLFPNMTVLENLTLSPTMVKKESKEEAEKYALYLLEKVGLSDKANSYPTQLSGGQKQRIAIARALAMKPEVILFDEPTSALDPEMIKEVLDVMRDLAKEGMTMLIVTHEMGFARNVGNRILFMDNGEIIEDCSPKDFFENPTNERIKDFLNKVLNK, from the coding sequence GTGATTAATGTTGAAAATTTATCTAAAAATTTTGGAAATTTAAAAGTTTTAAAAAATATTTCTACTACTGTCAACAAGGGAGAAGTTATTTCAATAATTGGACCATCTGGAAGTGGTAAATCAACATTTTTAAGATGTATTAATAAATTAGAAGAGCCAACAGAAGGACATATCTATATAGATGGTATGGATTTAATGGATAAAAATACTGATATAAATAAGATTAGAGAAAGAGTTGGAATGGTGTTTCAACACTTTAATCTATTTCCTAATATGACAGTTTTAGAAAACCTTACTCTTTCTCCCACAATGGTAAAAAAAGAAAGCAAAGAAGAAGCAGAAAAATATGCTTTATATCTTCTTGAAAAAGTAGGTTTATCTGATAAAGCTAACTCTTATCCAACTCAATTATCTGGTGGACAAAAACAAAGAATTGCTATTGCAAGAGCCTTAGCTATGAAACCAGAAGTAATATTATTTGATGAACCAACATCTGCACTAGACCCTGAAATGATAAAAGAAGTTCTTGATGTTATGAGAGATTTAGCAAAAGAAGGTATGACTATGCTTATTGTTACTCATGAAATGGGATTTGCTAGAAATGTTGGAAATAGAATTTTATTTATGGATAATGGAGAAATTATTGAAGATTGTTCACCAAAAGATTTCTTTGAAAATCCTACAAATGAAAGAATTAAAGATTTTTTAAACAAAGTTTTAAACAAATAA
- a CDS encoding basic amino acid ABC transporter substrate-binding protein, with translation MKKFFKLILMSLLSVVISVSVFAKSNVIYVGTNAEFMPFEYLDKNKIIGFDIDLLDAISKETGLEFKIQDMAFDGLLPALQTKKIDMVIAGMSATPERQKAVAFSKPYFKAKQVVITTPEKAKSLKSFKDLSGKKVGVMLGFTGDTVVSEIKGVKVERFNAAYAAILALSQNKVDAVVLDSEPAKKYSGTMKQLVIANIPAEEENYAIAFRKNDKELINKVNAALDKIKANGEYDKILKKYFK, from the coding sequence ATGAAAAAATTTTTTAAATTAATACTTATGTCTTTATTATCTGTTGTAATTTCTGTTTCTGTATTTGCTAAAAGTAATGTTATTTATGTTGGAACAAATGCAGAGTTTATGCCATTTGAATATCTTGATAAAAATAAAATAATTGGTTTTGATATTGATTTACTAGATGCAATTTCAAAAGAAACTGGTTTAGAATTTAAAATTCAAGATATGGCTTTTGATGGTTTACTACCTGCTTTACAAACTAAAAAAATTGATATGGTTATAGCTGGAATGTCTGCAACACCTGAAAGACAGAAAGCAGTTGCTTTTTCTAAACCATATTTTAAAGCTAAACAGGTTGTAATAACAACACCTGAAAAAGCTAAATCTTTAAAATCTTTTAAAGATTTATCAGGTAAAAAAGTTGGAGTTATGTTAGGTTTCACAGGAGATACAGTTGTTAGTGAAATTAAAGGAGTAAAAGTTGAAAGATTTAATGCTGCCTATGCTGCTATTTTAGCATTATCTCAAAATAAAGTAGATGCTGTTGTTCTTGATTCTGAACCTGCTAAAAAATATAGTGGTACTATGAAACAACTTGTTATAGCTAATATTCCTGCTGAGGAAGAAAACTATGCTATTGCATTTAGAAAAAATGATAAAGAATTAATTAACAAAGTTAATGCTGCACTTGATAAAATAAAAGCTAATGGAGAATATGATAAAATATTAAAAAAATATTTTAAATAA
- a CDS encoding alpha-amylase family glycosyl hydrolase: MYYNFNQYTNLGATLEKNGCNFAIYVKKVNTLSLNIFSSSEDTIPQKKYSLNPSEHKLGDIWSIFLEDIKEGTLYNWEIDGISILDPYALAYTGNEIIENKKSIVLARVGTETKHILIPKKDMLIYESHIGLFTKSPSSNTFNKATYSAFEEKIPYLKNLGINVVEFLPIFEWDDYTGNIDRESFFLKNVWGYNPINFFALTKKYSSSDSKNSADEIKEFKNLVSTLHKNGIEVILDIVYNHTAEGGIGGKTYNFKAMGEDTFYIKDKDNNFVNFSGCGNTLNCNHKVVKDMIIQSLLYWYLEIGVDGFRFDLAPILGRDSYSQWARHSLLHELVEHPILSHAKLIAESWDLGGYFVGAMPSGWCEWNGAYRDTVRQFIRGDFGQVPELIKRIFGSVDIFHANKNGYQSSVNFICCHDGFTMWDLVSYNLKHNLLNGENNQDGENNNHSYNHGEEGLTENPHIISLRKQQIKNMILILYISQGIPMLLMGDEMGRTQLGNNNAYCQDNPTTWVDWDRKKDFKDVFLFTKNMINLRKSYSIFKKETPLIEGEEVILHGIKLYQPDLSFHSLSIAFQLKDIKSNTDFYIAFNSYSEQLCFELPILENKSWYMLTDTSKVDTCDFKEAKWQGTHCCVLPKSSVILISK; this comes from the coding sequence ATGTACTATAATTTTAATCAATATACTAATTTAGGAGCTACCTTAGAAAAAAATGGATGTAATTTTGCTATTTATGTAAAAAAGGTAAATACTCTTTCTTTAAATATTTTTTCTTCTTCAGAAGATACTATTCCACAAAAAAAATATAGTCTAAATCCTTCTGAGCACAAATTAGGAGATATTTGGAGTATATTTTTAGAAGATATTAAAGAAGGAACTTTATACAATTGGGAGATTGATGGAATTTCTATTTTAGATCCTTATGCACTTGCTTACACAGGTAATGAGATTATTGAAAACAAAAAATCTATTGTTCTTGCAAGAGTTGGAACTGAAACAAAACATATTTTAATTCCTAAAAAAGATATGTTAATTTATGAAAGTCATATTGGACTATTTACAAAATCCCCAAGTTCTAATACTTTTAATAAGGCCACTTATTCTGCATTTGAAGAAAAAATACCCTATTTAAAAAATTTAGGTATTAATGTTGTAGAATTTTTACCAATTTTTGAGTGGGATGACTATACTGGAAATATTGATAGAGAATCTTTCTTCTTAAAAAATGTTTGGGGCTATAATCCTATCAATTTTTTTGCTTTAACAAAAAAATATTCTTCTTCAGATAGCAAAAATTCTGCTGATGAAATCAAAGAATTTAAAAACTTAGTTTCTACTCTTCATAAGAATGGTATAGAAGTAATTTTAGATATTGTCTATAATCATACAGCAGAAGGAGGAATAGGTGGAAAAACATATAACTTTAAGGCTATGGGTGAAGATACTTTTTATATAAAAGATAAAGATAACAATTTTGTAAATTTTTCAGGCTGTGGAAACACTTTAAATTGCAATCATAAAGTTGTAAAAGATATGATTATTCAATCTTTACTTTACTGGTATTTAGAAATTGGAGTTGATGGTTTTCGTTTTGATTTAGCTCCTATTTTAGGTAGAGATTCTTATAGTCAATGGGCAAGGCATTCTTTACTACATGAATTAGTTGAACATCCTATTCTTTCTCATGCAAAATTAATTGCAGAAAGCTGGGATTTAGGAGGATATTTTGTAGGAGCTATGCCAAGTGGCTGGTGTGAATGGAATGGAGCATATAGAGATACTGTTAGGCAGTTTATAAGAGGAGATTTTGGGCAAGTTCCAGAACTTATTAAAAGAATATTTGGAAGTGTAGATATTTTCCATGCTAATAAAAATGGATATCAATCAAGTGTAAACTTTATCTGTTGCCACGATGGTTTCACTATGTGGGATTTAGTTAGTTATAACTTAAAACACAATCTTTTAAATGGTGAAAATAATCAAGATGGAGAAAATAATAACCATTCATATAATCATGGTGAAGAAGGGTTAACTGAAAATCCTCATATTATTTCTTTGAGAAAACAACAAATTAAAAATATGATTCTTATTTTATATATTTCTCAAGGAATTCCAATGTTACTTATGGGGGATGAAATGGGAAGAACTCAACTAGGTAATAACAATGCTTATTGTCAAGATAATCCTACTACTTGGGTTGATTGGGATAGAAAGAAAGATTTTAAAGATGTTTTTCTTTTCACTAAAAATATGATAAATTTAAGAAAATCTTATTCTATTTTTAAAAAGGAAACTCCTCTAATTGAAGGAGAAGAAGTTATTTTACATGGTATTAAATTATATCAACCAGATTTAAGTTTTCATTCTCTTTCTATTGCTTTTCAATTAAAAGATATAAAAAGTAACACTGATTTTTATATAGCATTTAACTCATACAGTGAACAACTTTGTTTTGAACTACCTATACTTGAAAATAAATCTTGGTATATGCTAACTGACACTTCAAAAGTTGACACTTGTGATTTTAAAGAAGCTAAATGGCAAGGAACTCATTGTTGTGTTTTACCAAAATCATCAGTAATTTTAATATCTAAATAA
- a CDS encoding fructose-1,6-bisphosphatase codes for MNTEIKYLELLSKTFKNIAETSTEIINLQAIMNLPKGTEHFMTDIHGEYEAFNHVLRNGSGTIRNKIQEAYGDSLTENEKKELASIIYYPKEKVELMQNRDNFNADKWMITIIYRLIEVCKVVCSKYTRSKVRKAMTKDFEYILQELLYEKKELANKKEYFDSIVDTIISIDRGKEFIIAICNLIQRLNIDHLHIVGDIYDRGPFPHLIMDTLAEYNNLDIQWGNHDILWIGAALGNKACIANVIRICCRYNNNDILEEAYGINLLPFATFAMKYYGDDPCKRFRAKEGVDSDLIAQMHKAMSIIQFKVEGLYSERNPELEMSSRESLKHINYEKGTINLNGVEYPLNDTNFPTVNPENPLELLEEEAELLDKLQASFLGSEKLQKHMQLLFSKGGMYLKHNSNLLFHACIPMEPNGEFSELYVEDGYYKGKALLDKIDNIVRQAYYDRKNVEVNKKHRDFIWYLWAGKLSPLFGKDVMKTFERYFIDDKATHKETKNPYHKLVNDEKICDKIFEDFGLNPRTSHIINGHIPVKVKEGESPIKANGKLLIIDGGFSRAYQSTTGIAGYTLIYNSYGMKLASHLKFISKEAAIKDGTDMISSHIIVETKSKRMKVKDTDIGRSIQTQINDLKKLLKAYRIGLIKSN; via the coding sequence ATGAACACAGAGATTAAGTACTTAGAGTTATTATCTAAAACTTTTAAAAATATTGCCGAGACATCAACAGAAATAATAAATTTACAAGCCATAATGAATCTTCCTAAGGGAACTGAACACTTCATGACAGATATACATGGAGAATATGAGGCATTTAATCATGTTTTAAGAAATGGTTCAGGGACTATTAGAAATAAGATTCAGGAAGCTTATGGAGATAGTCTTACAGAAAATGAAAAAAAAGAATTAGCTTCAATAATATATTATCCAAAAGAAAAAGTTGAGCTTATGCAAAATAGAGATAACTTTAATGCAGATAAATGGATGATAACTATAATATATAGGCTAATAGAAGTTTGTAAAGTAGTTTGTTCAAAATATACAAGATCAAAAGTTAGAAAAGCTATGACAAAAGATTTTGAATATATTCTACAAGAGTTGCTTTATGAAAAAAAAGAATTAGCTAATAAGAAAGAATATTTTGATAGTATTGTAGATACTATTATTTCAATAGACAGGGGGAAAGAATTTATAATAGCAATCTGTAATTTAATTCAAAGATTAAATATAGATCATTTGCATATAGTTGGAGATATTTATGATAGAGGTCCATTTCCACATTTAATAATGGATACTTTGGCAGAATACAACAACCTAGATATACAATGGGGAAACCATGATATCCTTTGGATAGGGGCAGCCTTAGGAAATAAAGCTTGTATAGCCAATGTTATTAGAATATGTTGTAGGTATAATAATAATGATATTTTAGAAGAAGCTTATGGAATAAATTTATTACCATTTGCAACTTTTGCTATGAAATATTATGGTGATGACCCATGTAAGAGATTTAGGGCAAAAGAAGGTGTAGATAGTGATTTAATTGCACAAATGCATAAAGCTATGAGCATAATTCAGTTTAAAGTTGAAGGACTTTATTCAGAAAGAAATCCTGAACTTGAAATGTCATCAAGGGAATCTTTAAAACATATAAATTACGAAAAAGGTACTATTAATTTAAATGGAGTAGAATATCCTTTAAATGACACAAATTTTCCAACAGTAAATCCAGAAAATCCATTGGAATTATTAGAAGAAGAAGCAGAACTTTTAGATAAATTGCAAGCATCTTTTTTAGGGAGTGAAAAGTTACAAAAACATATGCAACTTTTATTTTCAAAAGGCGGAATGTACTTAAAGCATAATTCAAATTTATTATTCCATGCTTGTATACCTATGGAGCCAAATGGAGAATTTAGTGAACTTTATGTAGAAGATGGTTATTATAAAGGAAAAGCATTATTAGATAAAATTGATAATATTGTTAGACAAGCTTATTATGATAGAAAAAATGTTGAAGTAAATAAAAAACATAGAGATTTCATTTGGTATTTATGGGCAGGAAAATTATCTCCACTTTTTGGAAAAGATGTTATGAAAACATTTGAGAGATATTTTATAGATGATAAAGCAACTCATAAAGAGACAAAAAATCCATATCATAAATTAGTAAATGATGAAAAAATTTGTGATAAAATCTTTGAAGATTTTGGTTTAAATCCAAGAACTTCCCATATAATAAATGGACATATTCCAGTTAAAGTTAAAGAAGGAGAATCTCCAATAAAGGCAAATGGAAAACTTTTAATAATAGATGGAGGTTTTTCAAGAGCATATCAATCTACAACTGGTATAGCAGGTTATACATTGATATATAATTCTTATGGTATGAAACTTGCTTCTCATTTAAAATTTATATCTAAGGAAGCAGCAATAAAAGATGGAACAGACATGATTTCTTCACATATAATTGTTGAAACTAAAAGTAAAAGAATGAAAGTAAAAGATACCGATATTGGAAGAAGTATTCAAACTCAAATAAATGATTTAAAAAAATTGTTAAAGGCTTATAGAATAGGTCTTATCAAATCAAATTAG
- the ppdK gene encoding pyruvate, phosphate dikinase has translation MKQVYEFKDGGKEMVALLGGKGANLAEMAKINLPIPKGIIISTTACNEYFKNDKKLSFVLEEEILRNIRVLEYETGKKFQSTKPLLVSVRSGAPVSMPGMMDTILNLGFNDYVAEKILEITKDEKFVYSSYLRFVQMFSEIAKGINRKKFMHLKATDYKAQIIESKNIYREECGEMFPENYKDQILIAVKSIFDSWNNDRAILYRKLHNIDNNMGTAVVIQEMVFGNFNDKSGTGVLFTRNPSTGEDKIFGEVLLNAQGEDIVAGIRTPDNIELLKTSMPDIYNELVDTVKRLEKHNRDMQDVEFTIEDSKLYILQTRNGKRTAEASLKIAMDLVNEGIITKEEAILKVESASINKLLNGDFEEKYLKKATLLTKGLAASSGVAVGRIMFDAKRVKIREKTILVREETSPEDLQGMALAQGIVTLKGGATSHGAVVARGMGKCCVTGCSEIKIDEVNKTMTVGNYTLKEGDFISVSGHTGEIFLGKIPLKENSFSDELKEFVSWASKIKRMGVRMNADTPEDVEQGKAFGAKGIGLCRTEHMFFKKDKIWTIREFILSDRGEEKEKALEKLHNLQKEDFLNIFKVLDGDEANIRLLDPPVHEFLPKTLEDKKKMAEILSISLEDIEKRIYRLKDENPMLGHRGCRLGVSYPELYRVQARAIIEAAYECAKKGIKVHPEIMIPFIMEAKELAYIREEIKEEIETFFREVGTTIEYKLGTMIEIPRACLLADEIAEYADFFSFGTNDLTQMSMGLSRDDSVKFLDDYREKGIWEGEPFYSIDTKAVTKLVEIGVKNGKSTKHNLQIGVCGEHGGDPKSIEFFEEQKFDYVSCSPFRVPTAILAAAQAYLKFKK, from the coding sequence ATGAAACAAGTATATGAATTTAAAGATGGTGGAAAAGAAATGGTTGCATTACTTGGAGGAAAGGGAGCTAACTTAGCTGAAATGGCTAAGATAAATTTACCTATACCAAAGGGAATTATAATTTCAACAACTGCTTGTAATGAATATTTTAAAAATGATAAGAAATTATCTTTTGTATTAGAAGAAGAAATTTTAAGAAATATTAGAGTATTAGAATATGAAACTGGTAAAAAATTTCAATCAACTAAGCCACTTTTAGTTTCAGTTAGATCTGGAGCTCCTGTTTCTATGCCTGGAATGATGGATACAATTTTAAATTTAGGTTTTAATGATTATGTTGCAGAAAAAATATTAGAAATAACAAAAGATGAAAAATTTGTGTATAGTTCTTATTTAAGATTTGTACAAATGTTTTCTGAAATTGCAAAAGGAATAAATAGAAAAAAATTCATGCACTTAAAAGCTACTGACTACAAAGCACAAATAATTGAAAGTAAAAATATATATAGAGAAGAATGTGGAGAAATGTTCCCTGAAAACTATAAGGATCAAATACTTATAGCTGTGAAATCAATATTTGATTCTTGGAATAATGATAGAGCTATATTATATAGAAAATTACATAATATAGATAATAATATGGGAACTGCTGTCGTAATTCAAGAAATGGTATTTGGAAATTTCAATGATAAATCTGGAACAGGAGTTTTATTTACTAGAAATCCATCTACTGGTGAAGATAAAATATTTGGTGAGGTTTTGTTAAATGCACAAGGAGAAGATATTGTTGCAGGAATAAGAACACCTGATAATATTGAACTTTTAAAAACTTCTATGCCAGATATATATAACGAACTAGTAGATACAGTTAAAAGATTAGAAAAGCATAATAGAGATATGCAAGATGTAGAATTTACAATAGAAGATTCAAAATTATATATTTTACAAACAAGAAATGGAAAAAGAACAGCAGAAGCTTCTTTAAAAATTGCTATGGATTTAGTTAATGAAGGAATAATAACTAAGGAAGAAGCTATATTAAAAGTTGAATCTGCTTCAATAAATAAATTATTAAATGGTGATTTTGAAGAAAAATATTTGAAAAAAGCAACTTTATTAACAAAAGGGCTTGCAGCTTCATCTGGAGTCGCAGTTGGAAGAATAATGTTTGATGCCAAAAGAGTAAAAATAAGAGAGAAAACTATACTTGTAAGAGAAGAAACATCTCCTGAAGATTTACAAGGTATGGCACTTGCACAAGGAATTGTTACTTTAAAAGGTGGAGCTACTTCACATGGAGCAGTTGTTGCAAGAGGTATGGGCAAATGTTGTGTAACTGGTTGCTCTGAAATAAAAATTGATGAAGTAAATAAAACAATGACAGTAGGTAACTACACATTAAAAGAAGGAGATTTTATTTCAGTTAGCGGTCATACTGGTGAAATTTTTTTAGGAAAAATTCCTTTGAAAGAAAACAGTTTCTCAGATGAATTAAAAGAATTTGTTTCATGGGCTAGTAAAATAAAGAGAATGGGAGTTAGAATGAATGCCGATACTCCTGAAGATGTAGAACAAGGAAAAGCTTTTGGAGCGAAAGGAATTGGACTTTGTAGAACTGAACATATGTTCTTTAAAAAAGATAAAATATGGACAATAAGAGAATTTATTTTAAGTGATAGAGGAGAAGAAAAAGAAAAAGCTTTAGAAAAACTTCATAATTTACAAAAAGAAGATTTTTTAAATATTTTTAAAGTTTTAGATGGAGATGAAGCAAACATTAGACTTTTAGATCCACCTGTACATGAATTCTTACCTAAAACTTTAGAGGATAAGAAAAAAATGGCTGAAATATTATCAATTTCACTTGAAGATATTGAAAAGAGAATATATAGATTAAAAGATGAAAACCCAATGCTAGGACATAGAGGATGTAGACTTGGTGTAAGTTATCCTGAATTATATAGAGTACAAGCTAGGGCAATAATAGAAGCTGCATATGAATGTGCAAAAAAAGGAATCAAAGTTCATCCTGAAATAATGATACCTTTTATTATGGAAGCAAAGGAATTAGCTTATATAAGAGAAGAAATTAAAGAAGAAATAGAAACTTTCTTTAGAGAGGTTGGAACTACTATTGAGTATAAGTTAGGTACTATGATAGAAATTCCAAGAGCTTGTTTACTTGCAGATGAAATAGCTGAATATGCTGACTTCTTCTCTTTTGGAACTAATGATTTGACACAAATGTCAATGGGACTTTCAAGAGATGACTCTGTAAAATTTTTAGATGATTATAGAGAGAAAGGAATATGGGAAGGAGAACCTTTCTACTCAATAGATACAAAAGCTGTAACAAAACTTGTTGAAATTGGAGTAAAAAATGGGAAATCTACAAAACACAATTTACAAATTGGAGTTTGTGGTGAACATGGTGGAGATCCAAAAAGTATAGAATTTTTTGAAGAACAAAAGTTTGATTATGTAAGTTGTTCTCCATTTAGAGTACCTACTGCTATATTGGCAGCAGCCCAAGCATATTTGAAATTCAAAAAATAG
- a CDS encoding helix-turn-helix transcriptional regulator: protein MDLTERQKKILTMLKEKSLLSGDEIAQNLNITKSALRTDFSILTGLKLITAKQNKGYIYNECTIKRVRDCMSPQNSIGVKTSVYDAIIHLFNFDLGTLIVVENEKLVGIISRKDLLKAALNRKNIEKIPVSMIMTRMPNIVHCFEDDNIMEAIEKLIKHEIDSLPVLRKEKGKLSLVGRFTKTNVTKLFYQELKNKSI, encoded by the coding sequence ATGGATTTAACAGAACGACAAAAAAAAATTCTTACAATGTTAAAAGAAAAATCATTATTATCAGGAGATGAAATTGCACAAAATCTTAATATTACTAAATCAGCATTAAGAACAGATTTTTCAATTTTAACAGGATTGAAATTAATTACAGCTAAGCAAAATAAAGGCTATATTTATAATGAATGCACAATAAAAAGAGTTAGAGACTGTATGAGTCCTCAAAATTCAATTGGTGTAAAGACATCAGTTTATGATGCGATTATACATTTATTTAATTTTGATTTAGGAACTTTGATTGTAGTTGAAAATGAAAAATTAGTTGGAATTATTTCAAGAAAAGATTTACTTAAAGCAGCTTTAAATAGAAAAAATATAGAAAAAATACCTGTTAGTATGATAATGACAAGAATGCCAAATATTGTACACTGTTTTGAAGATGATAACATAATGGAAGCGATAGAGAAATTAATAAAACATGAGATAGATTCCTTACCTGTTCTTAGGAAAGAAAAAGGAAAACTATCACTAGTTGGAAGATTTACAAAGACAAATGTGACAAAATTATTTTATCAAGAACTTAAAAATAAAAGTATCTAG